The Chloroflexota bacterium genome includes a window with the following:
- the cofE gene encoding coenzyme F420-0:L-glutamate ligase has product MPPEIRIIGIEGLPEIRPGDPLAKMLVDAAKRQKTPPQSGDILVITQKVVSKAEGRLVKLEDIEPSGFAKSIAATYQKDPRQMELILRESKRIVRMDMGILITETKHGFICANGGIDTSNLETSGYAALLPEDSDKSALAIKRAVKRLADAEVAVIISDTFGRPWREGCTNVAIGVAGILPLIDYRGQKDPTGYLMRASILAVADELASATEPIMGKLNRIPAAIVRGYDYPKGNGTSRSLVRDPTHDMFR; this is encoded by the coding sequence ATGCCTCCTGAGATCCGCATCATCGGCATCGAAGGCCTCCCCGAGATCCGCCCCGGCGATCCGCTCGCCAAGATGCTCGTGGATGCCGCCAAGCGCCAGAAGACGCCCCCCCAGAGCGGCGATATCCTCGTCATCACCCAAAAGGTCGTCTCCAAGGCCGAGGGCCGCCTCGTCAAGCTGGAGGATATCGAACCCTCCGGCTTCGCCAAATCCATCGCCGCCACCTACCAGAAAGACCCCCGCCAGATGGAGCTCATCCTCCGGGAGAGCAAGCGCATCGTCCGCATGGACATGGGCATCCTCATCACGGAGACCAAGCACGGCTTCATCTGCGCCAACGGCGGCATAGACACCTCCAATCTGGAGACCTCCGGCTACGCCGCCCTCCTCCCGGAGGACTCGGACAAGTCCGCCCTCGCCATCAAGCGCGCCGTGAAGCGGCTCGCCGATGCCGAAGTCGCCGTCATCATCTCGGACACCTTCGGCCGCCCCTGGCGCGAGGGCTGCACCAACGTCGCCATCGGCGTCGCCGGCATCCTCCCCCTGATTGATTATCGGGGGCAGAAGGACCCCACCGGCTATCTCATGCGCGCCAGCATCCTGGCCGTGGCCGATGAGCTCGCCTCCGCCACCGAGCCCATCATGGGCAAGCTCAACCGCATCCCGGCCGCCATCGTCCGCGGCTACGATTACCCCAAAGGAAACGGCACCTCCCGCTCCCTCGTCCGCGATCCCACGCATGACATGTTCCGGTAG